In Notamacropus eugenii isolate mMacEug1 chromosome 1, mMacEug1.pri_v2, whole genome shotgun sequence, one genomic interval encodes:
- the LOC140520316 gene encoding arylamine N-acetyltransferase 1-like: MDIREYFARIHYNHSSEKLDLETLTEVMQHSVQAIPFENLDIHCGISLDLSLEAAYDKIVRRKRGGWCLEVNHLLFWVLTTMGYETTILGGDVYSTLRKRYSPMIHLLLKVTIGETAYIVDGAFGRSYQIWQPMELVSGKDQPQTPCIFRLKEDNGIWYLDQIRRKQFIPNPEFQNSDLLEKDELRHIYSFTLQPRTVEEFESTNIFLQTSPKSVFTGQSFCSLQTEDGVYCLVGWTLTHRKFNYKENMDLVEFKILEHEEIEKILKDIFNISLEKKLVPKQGGKLFTI; the protein is encoded by the coding sequence ATGGACATCAGAGAATACTTTGCAAGGATCCATTATAATCATTCCAGTGAGAAACTGGATTTGGAGACTTTAACTGAAGTGATGCAACACAGTGTCCAAGCTATACCTTTTGAGAACTTGGACATTCATTGTGGAATATCCCTAGACCTGAGCTTAGAGGCTGCGTATGACAAGAttgtgaggaggaagaggggtgGGTGGTGTCTAGAAGTTAATCACCTTCTCTTTTGGGTCTTGACCACAATGGGCTATGAAACTACAATTTTAGGGGGAGATGTTTACAGCACCTTAAGGAAGCGGTATAGCCCTATGATTCACCTGCTCCTAAAAGTCACAATAGGTGAGACAGCCTATATAGTGGATGGTGCGTTTGGCAGGTCTTATCAAATATGGCAGCCAATGGAACTGGTTTCTGGAAAGGATCAACCTCAGACTCCATGCATCTTCCGCTTGAAAGAAGACAATGGAATCTGGTACTTGGACCAAATAAGACGGAAACAATTCATTCCAAACCCAGAATTTCAGAACTCTGATCTCTTGGAAAAAGATGAATTACGCCATATCTACTCTTTTACTCTCCAGCCACGAACAGTAGAAGAATTTGAATCTACAAATATCTTCCTTCAGACTTCTCCTAAGTCTGTGTTTACAGGCCAGTCTTTCTGTTCTCTGCAAACAGAAGATGGAGTTTACTGTTTAGTTGGCTGGACTCTTACTCACAGAAAATTCAATTACAAGGAAAACATGGATTTGGTGGAGTTTAAGATTCTGGAACATGAAGAGATTGAGAAGATTCTGAAGGATATATTCAATATCTCCCTAGAGAAAAAGCTTGTCCCAAAACAGGGTGGCAAACTTTTTACGATTTAG
- the MPHOSPH6 gene encoding M-phase phosphoprotein 6 isoform X2 — protein sequence MEATCKPKLSKNLMRMKFMQRGLDAETKKQLEEEEKKIISEEHWYLDLPELKEKESFIIEEQSFMLCEDLLYGRMSFRGFNPEIELMVQMNAKHKEEEVEDVTMEADVSDEEMARRYETLVGTIGKKFAKKRDRAQYDEDENGNIKPVKAKKTFLKPQE from the exons ATGGAGGCCACGTGTAAACCCAAGCTGTCAAAGAATCTCATGAGGATGAAG TTCATGCAAAGGGGGTTGGATGCGGAAACTAAAAAACAgctagaagaggaagaaaagaaaataatcagtGAAGAACACTGGTACTTGGATTTACCTGAACTTAAGGAGAAAGA GAGTTTCATAATAGAGGAGCAGAGCTTTATGCTTTGTGAAGATCTTTTGTATGGAAGAATGTCATTCAGAGGGTTTAATCCAGAAATCGAG ttAATGGTCCAAATGAATGCTAAACACaaagaagaagaagttgaagaTGTAACAATGGAGGCTGATGTGTCTGATGAAGAAATGGCCAGAAG GTACGAAACTTTGGTAGGCACAATTGGAAAGAAGTTTGCTAAAAAGAGAGATCGAGCACAATatgatgaagatgaaaatggTAACATAAAACCAGTTAAAGctaaaaagacatttttaaaacctCAGGAGTAG
- the MPHOSPH6 gene encoding M-phase phosphoprotein 6 isoform X1 yields the protein MEATCKPKLSKNLMRMKFMQRGLDAETKKQLEEEEKKIISEEHWYLDLPELKEKESFIIEEQSFMLCEDLLYGRMSFRGFNPEIEKLMVQMNAKHKEEEVEDVTMEADVSDEEMARRYETLVGTIGKKFAKKRDRAQYDEDENGNIKPVKAKKTFLKPQE from the exons ATGGAGGCCACGTGTAAACCCAAGCTGTCAAAGAATCTCATGAGGATGAAG TTCATGCAAAGGGGGTTGGATGCGGAAACTAAAAAACAgctagaagaggaagaaaagaaaataatcagtGAAGAACACTGGTACTTGGATTTACCTGAACTTAAGGAGAAAGA GAGTTTCATAATAGAGGAGCAGAGCTTTATGCTTTGTGAAGATCTTTTGTATGGAAGAATGTCATTCAGAGGGTTTAATCCAGAAATCGAG aagttAATGGTCCAAATGAATGCTAAACACaaagaagaagaagttgaagaTGTAACAATGGAGGCTGATGTGTCTGATGAAGAAATGGCCAGAAG GTACGAAACTTTGGTAGGCACAATTGGAAAGAAGTTTGCTAAAAAGAGAGATCGAGCACAATatgatgaagatgaaaatggTAACATAAAACCAGTTAAAGctaaaaagacatttttaaaacctCAGGAGTAG